A DNA window from Hydrogenophaga taeniospiralis contains the following coding sequences:
- a CDS encoding translation initiation factor Sui1, translating into MKSKLSSLGGLVYSTEAGRMCPGCRQPVAQCTCGQKPVPAGDGTVRVSRETKGRGGKAVTLVKGVALDAAGLAALGKQLKAACGTGGTVKDGVIEIQGDHIERVMAALKAQGHNVKRAGG; encoded by the coding sequence ATGAAAAGCAAGTTGTCTTCCTTGGGCGGCCTGGTGTATTCCACCGAAGCGGGTCGCATGTGCCCCGGTTGCCGCCAGCCGGTGGCGCAATGCACCTGCGGCCAGAAGCCGGTGCCGGCGGGCGACGGCACCGTGCGCGTCTCGCGCGAAACCAAGGGCCGCGGCGGCAAGGCCGTGACCCTGGTCAAGGGGGTTGCGCTGGACGCTGCCGGGCTGGCCGCGCTGGGCAAGCAACTCAAGGCGGCCTGCGGGACCGGGGGCACGGTGAAAGACGGCGTGATCGAGATCCAGGGCGACCACATCGAGCGGGTGATGGCGGCGCTGAAAGCGCAGGGTCACAACGTCAAACGCGCGGGTGGTTGA